The Elaeis guineensis isolate ETL-2024a chromosome 13, EG11, whole genome shotgun sequence genome includes a region encoding these proteins:
- the LOC105056274 gene encoding small ribosomal subunit protein uS12: MGKTRGMGAARKLKTHRRRQRWADKAYKKSHLGNEWKKPFAGSSHAKGIVLEKIGIEAKQPNSAIRKCARVQLIKNGKKIAAFVPNDGCLNFIEENDEVLIAGFGRKGHAVGDIPGVRFKVVKVSGVSLLALFKEKKEKPRS; this comes from the exons ATGGG GAAGACTCGTGGTATGGGAGCTGCTCGCAAGCTCAAAACCCACAGGAGGAGGCAAAGATGGGCAGACAAAGCATACAAGAAAAGCCATCTTGGCAATGAGTGGAAGAAGCCCTTTGCTGGTTCTTCACATGCCAAGGGCATTGTCCTTGAGAAGAT TGGCATTGAAGCTAAGCAACCCAACTCTGCTATCCGAAAGTGTGCCAGAGTTCAGCTTATAAAGAATGGGAAGAAAATTGCGGCTTTTGTGCCAAATGATGGTTGCTTGAACTTCATTGAAGAAAAT GATGAAGTATTGATTGCTGGATTTGGGCGGAAGGGTCATGCAGTTGGTGATATTCCTGGAGTAAGGTTCAAGGTTGTGAAGGTTTCTGGTGTGTCGCTGCTGGCACTCttcaaggaaaagaaagagaagccGCGGTCTTAA